From the Sebastes fasciatus isolate fSebFas1 chromosome 3, fSebFas1.pri, whole genome shotgun sequence genome, one window contains:
- the LOC141764852 gene encoding uncharacterized protein LOC141764852 — protein sequence MGPDAASVPKTESSEESPGEVVVKVISESDSNDASNVTEPENSKQSESNISDKCYPCSICGKAFDRPSKLERHKPVHSRKPKTLHQCEHCDKSFTQQEKLIRHQNCHSRTNKHPCPDCGKVFNRPSKLERHKRTHSKKPKVAHQCSYCMKTFSKLNKLVRHKRMHTGEKPFTCSVCGKGFSESGHCKAHEKTHEEQPEKPHCCADCGMCFFKASELRRHFRSHTGEKPFRCTLCESCFSRSEGLKRHMRSHTGERPYKCIVCAKGFYSRQDLNIHGLTHSGEKPHLCPVCGKGFSQLGNMKEHEQNVHIKSEKYICNECGATFTRYKSLTKHQRTHTGERPYLCLTCGRRFSWSHSLSRHRRTHAHRQMSMDKSKDKLSFEGPSENPSS from the exons ATGGGCCCAGACGCTGCATCTGTCCCTAAAACAGAATCGTCAGAGGAGA GTCCCGGAGAAGTCGTTGTGAAGGTGATCTCAGAATCAGATTCCAATGATGCTTCAAACGTCACTGAGCCCGAGAACTCCAAACAGTCAGAGAGCAACATATCAGACAAGTGTTACCCTTGCTCCATCTGTGGCAAGGCGTTTGACAGACCGTCAAAGCTGGAGAGGCATAAACCTGTACACTCGAGGAAGCCCAAGACCCTTCATCAGTGTGAGCACTGTGACAAGAGTTTCACACAACAAGAGAAGTTGATCCGACACCAGAATTGCCACAGTCGGACTAACAAGCACCCCTGTCCTGACTGTGGGAAAGTGTTCAACAGGCCTTCAAAGTTAGAGAGACACAAGCGCACCCACTCAAAGAAACCGAAGGTGGCTCATCAGTGTTCATACTGCATGAAGACGTTCAGCAAGCTTAACAAACTCGTCCGTCACAAGCGAATGCACACCGGGGAGAAGCCTTTCACCTGCTCAGTCTGCGGAAAAGGATTCTCCGAGTCCGGTCACTGCAAAGCACACGAAAAGACGCACGAGGAGCAGCCGGAAAAACCTCACTGCTGCGCAGACTGCGGGATGTGTTTCTTCAAGGCCTCGGAGCTCCGTCGGCACTTCCGCTCCCACACGGGAGAGAAACCTTTTAGATGCACCCTGTGCGAGAGCTGCTTCTCCCGCTCGGAAGGACTTAAAAGACACATGAGGAGCCACACGGGGGAAAGACCGTACAAATGCATTGTCTGCGCAAAAGGATTTTATTCTCGTCAGGATTTGAATATTCACGGGTTGACCCACTCGGGAGAGAAGCCACATCTTTGCCCCGTGTGTGGTAAAGGCTTCTCGCAGCTGGGCAACATGAAAGAACATGAGCAAAATGTTCATATTAAGTCAGAGAAATACATTTGCAACGAATGTGGGGCAACGTTCACACGGTACAAGTCACTGACGAAACATCAGCGGacacacacaggagagagaCCCTATCTGTGCCTCACCTGCGGTCGCAGGTTTTCATGGAGCCATTCTCTTAGcagacaccggaggacacacgCGCACAGACAGATGTCTATGGACAAATCCAAAGACAAGTTAAGTTTTGAAGGACCCTCTGAGAATCCTAGCAGTTGA